A region from the Tsuneonella mangrovi genome encodes:
- a CDS encoding GIY-YIG nuclease family protein: MDRENRGGWVYIMTDRYRGTLYVGVTSDLASRIHQHRTGTGSDFCARYRLTRLVWAEFGESITECITHEKRIKRWHRAWKIEMIERANPSWDDLFDSLV; this comes from the coding sequence ATGGACAGGGAAAATCGGGGTGGCTGGGTCTACATCATGACCGACCGCTATCGCGGCACATTGTATGTCGGCGTGACGTCCGACCTTGCGTCTCGCATTCACCAACACCGGACCGGGACCGGCTCCGATTTTTGCGCGCGCTACCGTCTGACGCGACTGGTGTGGGCCGAGTTCGGCGAATCCATCACCGAGTGCATCACGCACGAAAAGCGCATCAAGAGATGGCACAGGGCGTGGAAGATCGAGATGATCGAACGCGCCAATCCTTCGTGGGACGACTTGTTCGATAGCCTTGTCTGA